From a region of the Leptospira montravelensis genome:
- a CDS encoding VOC family protein, with protein MKKSQLLEMHNVGIVVESLDNAISFFQEIGLIQEGRMTVAGEWAGLVTGLKNQQVEIAMMVTPDGHTRIELSQFILPKAIDDHRRAPVNSLGYLRVMFRVDNLDELLSRLTKHGASIVGEVVLFENIYKLCYIRGVEGILIGLAEQIGIHTATDILEKP; from the coding sequence ATGAAAAAGAGCCAATTATTAGAAATGCACAATGTAGGAATCGTTGTGGAATCGCTCGACAACGCCATTTCCTTTTTCCAAGAAATTGGCCTAATACAAGAAGGCCGAATGACCGTTGCTGGCGAATGGGCAGGACTAGTCACTGGACTAAAAAATCAGCAAGTAGAAATTGCGATGATGGTGACGCCAGATGGACACACTCGTATTGAACTTTCTCAATTTATATTGCCAAAAGCAATCGATGACCATAGGAGAGCACCTGTCAATTCTCTAGGTTATCTTAGGGTCATGTTTAGAGTGGACAATTTGGACGAATTGTTATCACGTCTAACAAAACACGGTGCTTCTATTGTAGGAGAAGTAGTATTATTCGAAAATATATATAAACTCTGTTATATTCGCGGAGTTGAAGGAATCCTAATCGGACTTGCAGAACAAATTGGAATCCATACTGCAACAGACATTTTAGAGAAACCGTAA